The window CACGAGATCTCCATGTTTTATTACTAGGCATGCAGGTGTGGTTTACTTGTAGCTGATGTGTATAGTGTAATCTTGCTCTGTTTATAAAGTATGTGAAAGGTGTGCGTGGCTTCATGTATTAGTATTTGGGTTGAACCTCCTGCGGTGCTGTTTTCCTGCTACCTAGCTTATCTAGGTTACTAAAATGCGTTTATTACTACTATCTACTCAATGGAACCTACTTGACCTGTGGAGTCCTAAACTTATTTTGTCTTAATCCAGGGACTCCCCTGCACATTGCTGCCAAGGAAAGAAACAAGAGGGTGGTCAGGTTCCTTGTCGAGAACGGCGCATTCCTGCCCCCTGACCTGAACGACCACAGGTTCAACCCACCCCTCCACTACTGCTCTGGGCTGGAGTGGGCGTACGAGATGAAGCGCATGCAGGACGAGAGCGACTCAGGCGGCGAGGCTTCCTTCAGCTCGTCCAACTAGTGAAAAGTGATCTATCCGCAGGAGGAGATTCTGCTGATCTCTGGGTTTTGAGTGCTTGTTTTTAATTATGAAATCAACCCTTCCTAGCTTATGTGCCGAGCCTGCGAGGAGCTACGTCCAAGTGAAAGCAGGCTGATGCTGGTATTGTATGTGTATACAAGAATAAACACGGTGCCGTCACGAGGTCCTGGAGTTGCTGCTGCACTGCCCTGTAGTTTACCTGGTATATTTTGGTACATCGGTGACCAGGCTGCAGTGATCTCAGATTGGAATATCCGTCTCTATGAAGGAACATCCTTCGTAAACATACGTTGTCGAACCTTTGCTTTGTTTGCCGGACAAGTATTGTACATCTAATTGGTTTGTTTGGAACACATGTTTTTTATTGTTTGAAGCTATTGTTGTGTTTATTTGGAAACTTGATTTTGTCTTTTTGACCTAAGTTTCTCTAAACTGGCCTACTGTGTGGCAATTCTCTGATTTCATATCTTGATATGCACATGCTCAACCCATTGTGTGCAGCCAAGAAGTTTCATTGTTGTTGCAGAAAACTGGCAGAGTTCAAGATTGATATCTAAGCTGGGGTAAAGTTAAGCAACGATCAATTAAATATGTATCATTGTGGACATATACATACTATACTGACAAGAAAGTGATCGTTTGTGGTCATCCCTAGTGTGTATCGTTGTGGACATACATATTATAAACTCCATCAATTATGTATAACTTTCTCTTGACCACTTAATATCAAGGCTGGGGAAGTTTGTCAACGAGGTGCGAACTTGAAGGGTCACCTCAACCACTACAGGTAATACAAACTCATTATTTCATATGACATTTTTGTTAATTGATCACTTACATGTAAGTTCTATTTTCTTGCAGACTTGGTTCTACGAGAAATTCCACATTGATCGTACCATTTTCTATTTTCAACATGACAAGCCGCTTATCCTAGATTGTAACGAAGCAAAAGTGGGCAAGGTTGACAAAATAATCTCAGAGAACTACGAATGAGATTGAGAGGTATATGCTTAGCGTTACTTGTTGTAATCTGCTCAGCTTTTACAAAAATGATTCATAATAAATTTTTTTGCAGATGGTTGAGGACCTCATGCGACCTTGGAAGACATTGCCTAAGGTTTCTCATCAGCCTTCGAAGATGTTTTTTATgttaaaactagttctttctaaatacCTTTTTTTTAAACTGGTTCTAATTTTTCTTAACTTGTAGCTTGATGGGACACTAGCCTGCCTAGTGGCCTAGATGATAGAGATGAAAGTAATTATATCTCCGCAACATTCGGAGATGTCTCCACAACTAGATGAGTAGTACGGTACCAGAAGAAAACCAACATGCATTTGGAGGATCTAATTTCTCAATTCAACGTAAGCATTTGTTTTTATTATAATTCATTCTTCCAAATAAGTGCATGACTAACATCTTTATTAAAAGGACCATCGATTTGGCGTATGACACAACAACTTTGATGCGGCAAAGAGTTAACAAAGAAATCAAGCTAGTTATGTCACAAAATTTGTAACTTATCTCTTCATGTCACGAAATGTATGCTGACCATTTATCTTTTGAACGTACAAATTAGAGAACTTCAAAAAATGTAGTCGCTTCCCTAGCAAGAATGGTATGAAGTTCCATATTGCTTGCATGTTTTTCTTTCCCAACCATACAACTAACTTCCGTTCATCTGTAAAATAAATATCCATGGACCACCAAAGGGCAAAACTGAGAGGATGTTGTGTAATCAATTGGGAACTGTTTCAGGTATGGCAACAAGACTTACCGGCAGAATATGAGGTCAGCATGCACACGTCTCGTAAATTTGTTGACCTCAGATTCTGCTGGTAAGTTTTTACTGTCATCACACGTGAAACGCTTCCCAATTGATTCCACAGCGTCGTGTCTGTCAGTTCTCCCCGGTCCATAGATGTTTGATTTACCTTCTGTAAAGATGGACACAAGTTAGCTCttggttgaaaaaagaatgtgctaGCAATATGGAACTTCATACCTCAAATTTTGTTGCTAAGTTTTTGCTGGGGTGCTGTAGACACACTTTGGAACTTCATTTGTAGAAGCGGCTACATTTTTTGAGGTTTCTAGTTTGCACGTTCAAAAGATAAATGATCAGCATACATTTTGGGACAAGAACAGGAAAATTATAAATTTTATGACATGATTACGTTGATTTCTTTGTCAACTCTCTTTCCCGCATCAAAGTCTGGTTGTGTCGTATGCCAAATTGATGATCTTTATAATAAAAAGATGTTAGTCATGCACTTATTTCAAAGGATGAATTACAAAAAAACAAATGCGTACGTCCAAGCGCACGATGATTTCCTTCTAGCGTCATACTATTCTGCCAGTTGTGTAGACGTCAACGAATGTTGCTGAGACATAATTGCTTTCATCTCTGCCATATGGGCGACTAGGCGGCCTAGTGTCCCATTGAGCTACAAGTGAAGATGAATTATAACTGTTATTTAAAAAAATATATTTAGAAAGAATTAGTTTCGGCCTAAAAAACATTACTGGCTAGCATCATTCTACAAGTTATATAACACGTACCTCCATAGTTGACTTTGAAGATTGATGAGAAACCTCTGGCAGTGCCTTCAAGGTCGCATGAGGGGAAGGGAGATCCTGTCTAGTTTTTCTCGTGTGTTCGAACCAGTCTCTATGCATTGCATTTCACCACTTCACAGGGGTAAGACTTGGTTCCCTACAATCTCTCCCAGACTCTACCTTGTGGGAGCTTATATGCACTTGGTCTGTCCTTTTGAGGGTCTGCCCTTTTGAGGATTTGGTGATGGGcatagaaaaacatcacctatggaTGAGCTGCCTTGGCTAAAGCCTTAGCCTAAGCTGAAAGCTACTCTTCCTAATGGATGAGTCCTCCTTTTGTGAAACATGTTCTTGCTGGCCTTTGCTTGTACTAACTAATGCATCTATTCTTTGCCCCCATCAAAGTTTATTGGGTATTACATCCTCTGTAACAAAATGTATGACGTTTTTTATGCCCTATGCAAAACCAAAAAAACGCCTTACATTTTGGTACATATAAGTTGATATTGTTCTTCAGGTTGATCAAGCGTAAAATAGACGTAGGGACTAACTAAATGGCCCGTATATGGATGGAAGGAAGGAGTCTGACGAAAGCTTAATTAGCATGTGGAAGTCTGAACAAGAATTCTGTCCTAAGTTCTCCCGTTGTAAAACATGTTCTTCCTGGCCTCTACTTGTCCTCCCCTGACAAACTCCCGCCTCCCTTGACAAGCTCATGCCGCCGTGAGCGTGGCAACGGCATTCTGACTACATCTGATGATGGCTACATGAATGCCGCGTGTGATAGGATCAAGATCTCTTTATCTATGGCATGACAAGCTAGATAGATTGTTGTCCGTACTAACATCTACACCCtttattcctaaatataagatgtttgGTTGTATGAACAGTTGATAATTAGTTTATGGACTAGCGGAGTCTCTTTGCACCGTTGTTCTATGCAGGGAGGGAGATATAAACGTGATTGGTTTATTCATACTTGAGCTAGCATTTTCAAATACTATGAAATAAAATTTGCAAATACTTAGAAAAAGAAAATTACAGCCACTTGTGTCGTAACCGCAGCCCAAACAAACGAGGCCCAAGTATGCTAGAAGCTAACTTAACCTTAGCGAAAGGTAAAGAAGCGTGCTCTTCCCGGTTATCCTTTTGTAGGACATGTTCTTCTGCCTGGCCTTTTGCTTTGTGGTCCTAGCCACTGACAAATGCATCTGTTCTTTGCCCATCACATAGTTCTGAGAATATATAAAGACCTGCTGCCTTCTTGGTTGTGGCAGTGACGCGCGCACGAAAGCATCGATCTTTGTCGTGCGCATATATTTCCCAGGGTGCAGCAGCAGGATTCTTTCATGCACCGTATGGTACGGGCGGACGATGTATGCATGCTCTCAAACCAGAGAAAAAGCCCATGGTTTATTCCCAGGTGATTCTAATGATCTTTGTGGTCATGTGGTCGTGTTTTGTTCTCAGTCATGATATAGTTCTAACGTAGTAAATTGTATGATGATGAACCTTCCCATTATGCTGGACATGCAATgtgcctttgttttccatcaagtatGTGGTTTTGCATGTTGACATCATTGGACGATGTTCTTCTCAACCGAAACCTTAGATCTTTGCCGTCGTGTCGCGCCAAAAACCTGCACGTGCCCATTCATATGGACCAAAAGAGGGGCGATATGTACGAGAAGTCATGTTTTTGGAGGGAACGTGGCGAAGCCCTATTAGCCCCGAGGGGAAATGCCTAGCACCAAACACTTGTTTTGACATCGCGCATTTTCAGAGCAACATTTTCTAAATTGTTTCCATCATACTAACTTTGAAATTGGACATTTTCAAAGCAGGATTTTATAACTAGTTCTCAAAATATAAGTACACCGTAGGACGGATGCTCTTCCTAGCCCCTTTGCTTGTCGATCGTCCAATTCTGAGAATAATTAAAGACCCGGCTTTGTACATGGAGAAGTGCCTAGGAATCGATGCTGCCCAAGGCTTTGTGCACACTGCACACAGGGAGCATCGATCCGTGCCTTGCCTCTTGCTCTGGCTGAAATTCTGTCCCACATTGTGGCACACGCATACCAAAACTAGCAGTATAAATACCACAGACATATCAGCACAATGCAGCACACATGCACCATTCAGCATCACCATCAGCTTCTTGCTAAGGGCAGGGGGACAGAGGCATGGTGCTGCTGTCGCCGGTGAGCCACGCTGCCGCGGCAATGTACAACTCCAGCGCCCGGCGcgacatcatcatcaacaacgtcACGGTGTGCGCCACCCCGGCTGCCACGCTGGTGGCCAGCTTCACGGTGTCCGCCGACATGCGCACCACCGAGCGGCTCATGGTCACCACCACGGTCCTCATGACCCTGCTCGGGACCGCCCTCTTCCTCCTTGGAGTTTCGGGACGCCTCTCGGGCCGGGGCCGCGGCCACTCTACCGCCACCCGCATCTTCTTCCGCGCCTCCTTCGCCCTCTTCCTCCCCTTCATGTCCTACATGTTCTCCCAGGTAAGGTTTAAAATTTTGTTGAAGGAAAAAGAATTACCAAACCTTCGTGAGATATCCAACTTTTTGAGAATTCTTTTGGGTTTTGATCTATCGACTTTCACTCGATTTTAATGGATTTTGATCGAATTTGTATTTGGTTTTAAACTTGTTTGGATCTAGGACGAAATTTTGAGGTTGCATATATTTCGATATCAGTATGAATTATCGAATTGTTGGAAATTTTGTTGAAATTTTAAACCTTATTCATAGGCCAAGAGCAAGCCACCCGACACCGGCAACCAGCCCCGCGCGCAGCTCATTCTCCTCTGGATGATCCTCGTAGAGCTCCTCCGCAAGAAGGTGTACGCCATGGTTGCCCCCGCCACTGATGCCTTCGCGCGTGGCGTCGGCCGCTAGAGCTTCTTTGATGCCGTCGAGGAGGCTGCACGCATGGCGTGGATTGGGTACCTCATCTACACCTATGTGCATGGCTTTGGCGTCAAGTCATTCTTCATCATCCTCTGGATCTTCAGCGTCGTCAAGATGTGCAAGCGTTCCATGTGCATCTACCTTGCTAAGCGCTCCTTCGACCTCGCAAAGAACGCTGCCCTCGTCTCCGGCTACATGGTGCAGCTCGTCAACAAGGGCCGGCAATTGCTCCACGATGACGAACATGCAGTTGGCGCTGGTATCATGAGGGCTTGCAACTACGCGGTTATGGGAGAGAGACGGCTCAAGAGGGAGGTGACGCCCCATGGCTTCAAGATTCAAGAAGAAGAAATGAACAAAATTCTCCTTGGAGATGGAAGTCCAAATGGGAAGGAAGAGGCCAACAAGTCCGAGCTGGTCCGGGTATGTAACATATGGGACCTCGCCAATAGTGACCCCATCTTCAGGTACAATTTGAGCAGgaagcacaagttggagaacatttGCCTTGCCgtcgcactcttcaagctcctccgACGAAAGATGGAGCACTTCCACATGGCAGAGGCAGACACCCCACAAGCACGCGATCTAGTCCTCCGGGGCCTTCTCGCCCTCGAGGGGCACGAGGACGAGGTTGCCAATGCTGAGAGGGCTTTCCAGGTGGTGGAACTAGAGCTGAGGTTTCTCGACGAGTACTACCAGGCCATCATCCCGTTGGCATTGTCCAAGCCGGGGCTATTCATAGCCAACTTCATCATCTCCATCGTCTTCATTTTTTTGTACTGCATCACCGTGCTCCTCGTCACAGGCAATGGCCACATCTTCAAGGTGCTAGGCTCCCTCTTTCGGGGGCTCATCGGCCTGTCCATCGACATGGTGGTGCAGTACAAGTGCTTCGTCCACCAAGTGAACTTCCTCTTCGGCATGGTTTGCTCCTCCTCCGACCTCATCATCACCTTCCTCCTAACGCTCACCCTCCTTGCCGTCGAGACATATGAATTCTTGCAGTATGTGCTCTCTGATTGGTTCATTGTGTCCGTAATGTACACCTATGCCCGAAAGACAGTGCTCCAACAGAAGGGGCATGCCGGGAGGGTCGTCAAGGGCACCCTATGGGCGAAGCACCGCTCTCACGCCGTCATCAAGGTCCACCAGATCACCATGCTCAAGCTCCACTACCTCGACCCGCATTGGGTGTGGATGCTCGTTTCCCGCCTGCTCAAGAGGCGCCTCGTCGGGCTCCCCGATGCCATCGTCACCGGTGACACAAAGATGGCCATCGTCAAGGCGTTGAAGGACGTCCTCACCCCAAGCTGCGGCAGACACTTCAGCAACGGCATGGCTACGTTGGAAAGGCAACGCTTCCTTAACCTCAAGTGGGCGTGCGACCCCAAGATGAGCACCGCAACAATGATAGTGGTGTGGCACATCGCGACAGCCCTATTTGAGATGAGGGACAAACAGAAGCACCCTCTACCACCACACGGCCAGGCTGCCCTGACGTTGTCGAGGTACTGTGCATACTTGGTGGCCTACGAGCCGGGGCTCCTCCCGGACAATGAGGCATGGACGAAGAAGGTGTACAAGGACATCAAGGGGGAGCTCAGCAGTTTCTTCCAGAGCTGTTGCAACACTGGTGACCGCCGTGAGCGTCTGGTGAAGTTCGGTCAAGGAGAAGAGGACGAGGAGAAGTCGGCCATGGTGAAGGGTGTCAAGCTGGGGAAGCAGTTGGAGGCCACTAGCAGTAGCGGTGGTGACTTGCTTGAGGACGAGAGGGTGTGGGGGATGCTACTCGAGTTCTGGGCAGAACTTCTCGTGTTCGTGGCGCGCAGGCCATCGGCGGGCCCGGAGGCGCATGCGCTGGCGCTGAGCAACGGCGGCGAGTTCATCACCCACATCTGGGCCATGCTCACCCACGCCGGCGTGCATGTCCCCAAGAACCACCAGGATGATCAGGTTCCATCGTGCAACTGCCATCCAGTTTGATAACAGGCTCAGGATCAAGGCCCATCACAGCCGGTCTCAACAAATTCGTTGCTTTtttcttgttgttttgaaaagagttGCATAATAATACTTGTTGTTgtaatttatttttgttttttgagaTGTTTTCTCTGATTTATACAAGTATGAGCTGGTCGGCGTGATAATACTGTAATGAGCCAGTTAGCATAATCATGTAATGTTCTAGCACAAGACGAGTTGAGATGGCATAgctacactcatgccagttgtgctTGGAGATGATTTTCATCATAAATTTAAAATATTTGACCTTGAAGCAGACATAGTGATTTTTATTGGTGAGATCACAGAGCTACTCTATGTgtaatcacaagatgatgatgatgatgatgatgatgataacgaTGGATGGGGGAGTGCAACGGACAATGCATCTTGGAACATATCCTAAAACTGAGATCTGGGCAAGGTATCAGCCGTACAAACACTAGGCTGGGTTACCATGCATCCATCTACTCACCCAGCAAGCAAAGCTATGCATTTAATCTCGATGTAGCAGGAGGATACCCGTCATATGTAATGGATGGACCATTTTCAAATCACGGTTTGGGTGCGAGCGGGGCGGGGCTACGCTTTGCTCCCGCGGTTTGATAATCTTTGGCTAATATGGTGATCGATcgaaaaaagtccattttaaacccTAAACTCGTAGAGCTTTGACGAATCAAACCCTCAAGTCCAAATCCCGGTCGTTTCAACCCTGAAGTGTATAATCCCGGTCTAAATCAAACCCTGGCGAATGTCAACCGGGATTGCTGATGGGCCAGCGCTCTGCTGGGCCACCCCATTTGTTCTTTTTGTCTGCAAAAAATTTGTCATTTTTTTTTCTGTTACACAGGAGCTCGACCCGACGCACGCAATGacacctggctgggccggcccatggtGTACGATAGCGTCCGTACTAGCGTAAcaatttttctcaaaaaaaaatgtaGCTTAACAATTTGATTGTCGAAAAAGATAAAACACCAAGTCCTACGATTCGAACTACGGACCTGTAGATCCCTAGGAGACTTGCTAAACCAGTCAACCTAACAAGCCTGTGTTACTAAACTGGAGTGCGCAAGTTTAAGAAAAAAGTTAAACGCAGAATCAGGGCCATTTTTTGGTATCCTTTCCtgcatttttttttttgaaaagagagTAATGTTTGAAAATCTGACAATTGTTGAACGTGTGAAACTTTTCCCAAAGAAAGAGATTTTTTCCTAAATCCATTGAATTTTCTTTTGAAAATCCGTGAGCTTATTTTCAAAATCATTGTACTCTTTCTGAATCTgtgaacatttttttttcaaaaattgtaAACTTTTTTATTTTAAAAATCTGGTCCACGAGGTTCTTATTTTCCGTTTACTATTTCCTACTAAGATTGCCACCGGTTTTATATGGTTTAAAATAATTCAAGCACTGTTGACCATGGAGTGTACCCGTCCTCCGCGCTGGGCCGCCCCATTTTTTTCTGTTGCACTGCTAAAGAAATACACGCACCTTTTCTTATCTAATGCGTGAACCTTTTTTCAATATGTTTGTTTCAAATTCATGAATCTTGTTACGAAACCTGTGGACCTtttaatatacattgaacatttttttaatacagaACGAAAATTTCTTATATACACAttaaacatttttgtgatatatgctAAACAACTTCTAAATACACAATGAATACTACAGTGATATGTGCTAAACAATTTgaaaatacacaatgaacattgcCGTGATGTATACTGAACAATTTGAAAATACATATTGAACAGTTTTTTCATATATGctgaacatttttttatatatatgctGAACATTTTTAAGTACATAAatgaatatttttttaatatactaacattttcttaaatatacgatgaacattttcttaatacctGATAAAATCTTGTATAATACACAAAAAGGAAGACAAGTAAAAATAAACAGAAGAAACACAGCTTGTTCGTCATATTAAAGTATTATTAATGATTAAAAATACACGATGAAACATTTCCTTGTAATGTATTAATggcagaaaaaggaaaaggaaaaataagaaaaaataTAAAGCCAGAAACAACACGAAAGAACCAGAAATAAAAAGGCAGAAAGATCATGAAAAAACCagaaaaaaacccaaaaagataaaataaaacaaaaagtcaACAGCAGAAACGAACTAAAAAATAAAGCAGTGAACTAGCAATATGCGCCgcgaaatgggccggcccacccgCGGGCGCTGTGGGGTGTAGCCACTCCTGTTTGCTGCGCACGGGCGGCAAATAGGAATCCCTCACCAATCCCGGCCATTCTTTGCAATCCCTGTCTGGCAAACGGCTCCAGTGTTTGATTTAGACCGGGATTATACACTTCAGGGTTGAAACGACCGGGATTTGGACTTGAGGATTTGATTCGTCAAAGCTCTACAAGTTTAgggtttaaaatggactttttcctGATCGATCAGTGCGCTTATCAGCTTGTGTTGCAGTCATGCCAACATTATTTCTGCCCAACAGCCCAAGGGTGTCGAAACGAGTGGCGATGGATTGGAGACAATGAATACCTCCACAATACCCGGTACATACATAGGTTGCCGGGCTCGGAATTGTCGTCGAGGGTTGCATTTGGCGACTTGGCCTACTAGACTTTAGGGCAACAACGTACGACAATCATCATGGAGGCACCGGCCATGCACCTTATCACGCCATGATTGCAACTTGAGGGAGGCGTTGACACACAAGTAGCTAAAGCCTTCTGCAATGCATGCACACATTTGGTTCCTGCCATAACCATAACACGGTAGTAGTTGCGGGCCACCCGGgcgcccaaccctagccgccgccgaacCCAGCCCCTACCTCCTTCCTCTCTTCccgccgccgccgggcaaagcccgcgcggtgccggcggcggcgggatatCGTTTGACCTCGCCTGGAACAGGGGCCGCGGGGGGCTGCTTCttcgggcgcggcggcggagctcggcggCCGGCGCGTCGGGTGGCGCGCGCTGGTGGTGTCAGTGCGGAGCGGCGCGGCCTGCTGGCCGGTGGCGGCACGTCACGGTGGAGCGCACGGGCCGGTGGCAGCGCAGTTCTTCGCGGCGGTGCTTGTTCTGGTCAGATCCGCGCCGGCTGATCTGAGGCGGCGGCCTCGCTAGGGCGGACGGCGCTCCTCCGGCGGCGGGGAGTGCTCGTCGGTGAGGTAGGCCGGATCCCCTCGGCTGCGCGGGCAGCGAGGTCCCGGTGGGCGCTGGTCATGGCGCGGGGAGGCCCCGCGCTTCCCTCGTAAGATCGGAGGCGATCTGGTCCGCTCGTGTTGCATGACCTCCGGCCGGCCTAGATCTCCTGCGTGCACGCGCCTGCTGATGTTGTGTCTGGTTCAGAGGGGGCGGCAGGGTGCTTggacgggggaaacccttggccgccggtggcggtcacggcgtcgatggcgtcccggacgccattccctccttggtggtggcgccgAGGCTAAACCTCccctgcctccccccttcccctgcgtccgggtgaaaaccctagccccGGTGGCTAAGCGGCGGCGGCACCACAAcgtcgtcaccttcttgaaggcgccgactTGGGCATCGGGATGCTGGGTGTGCATGGCGAGCTTGTCTGGTTCCTGGTGGCGGCCCGTCTGATCTACCACGTCGCAGCTCCGGGTATGTCTCGTGACTGGCGGTGCTTATCTTCCGGCCGTGTCTCCGATGGCGACCTCGCCCTTCCTCACCTtgtacttgccgcggtggagcggtacttcatctcactcattgatggcgggggagatcggcggcatggcgctgtggaggctcggcgtccgatgcgcgaagatggactcgcgcagaaggaggtagctgtctggcgtcatggtgacgtcgatggcagatgTGGCCTTCACAAAGTAGAAGACTCAATATAATCTGAAGTCGGacttgtggaagatggcggcgacgacgcaAGAGTGCGTCtaaccggattgtgccccagacccggtatgtggctcggctggggcttccggcttttgatgttaggtttaggtgagtggtttgggtagtggcccagctagcatccTTTCATCATATGGATaagagtagcggcatatgttgccaagatggtggattcaggtatattgtttgtaatactttgtaaggtcctcgagaataattaataaaatgcccgtatgcatctcccagatgcagaggccgggggtcatcctccttagcTCTTGGCGTCCAGACCTTCCGTCGAACACGTGCGCTCAGGTCAGGTGTCCCCCCGCGGGGATGAAGAGCACGTTTGATGTCCCAGGCTCCGGGAAGTGAGGTCGTGGAAGGCTGAGGCATGCCGAGGACGACCGTGCGGCCGAGGTCGGGGTTGCCGGACGGCCGCGTGTGGCCTCCAACTCTACTACCGTGGACGGGAATCCCCCTAGAGGCCTCCCGA is drawn from Triticum dicoccoides isolate Atlit2015 ecotype Zavitan chromosome 6B, WEW_v2.0, whole genome shotgun sequence and contains these coding sequences:
- the LOC119322307 gene encoding uncharacterized protein LOC119322307 — its product is MAWIGYLIYTYVHGFGVKSFFIILWIFSVVKMCKRSMCIYLAKRSFDLAKNAALVSGYMVQLVNKGRQLLHDDEHAVGAGIMRACNYAVMGERRLKREVTPHGFKIQEEEMNKILLGDGSPNGKEEANKSELVRVCNIWDLANSDPIFRYNLSRKHKLENICLAVALFKLLRRKMEHFHMAEADTPQARDLVLRGLLALEGHEDEVANAERAFQVVELELRFLDEYYQAIIPLALSKPGLFIANFIISIVFIFLYCITVLLVTGNGHIFKVLGSLFRGLIGLSIDMVVQYKCFVHQVNFLFGMVCSSSDLIITFLLTLTLLAVETYEFLQYVLSDWFIVSVMYTYARKTVLQQKGHAGRVVKGTLWAKHRSHAVIKVHQITMLKLHYLDPHWVWMLVSRLLKRRLVGLPDAIVTGDTKMAIVKALKDVLTPSCGRHFSNGMATLERQRFLNLKWACDPKMSTATMIVVWHIATALFEMRDKQKHPLPPHGQAALTLSRYCAYLVAYEPGLLPDNEAWTKKVYKDIKGELSSFFQSCCNTGDRRERLVKFGQGEEDEEKSAMVKGVKLGKQLEATSSSGGDLLEDERVWGMLLEFWAELLVFVARRPSAGPEAHALALSNGGEFITHIWAMLTHAGVHVPKNHQDDQVPSCNCHPV